In Deltaproteobacteria bacterium, a single genomic region encodes these proteins:
- a CDS encoding YaeQ family protein translates to MAQTATMRRFEVALSDADRGVYETLDLRVAQHPSESERYLVARVLARALEHADGVEFSRGLAAGEEPALWQHDLRGDLQAWIEIGNPTTERLHRASKTGARVVIYTWKAPEELARAIADAKVHRADAIAIHVLDPALLDAVVATLDRNNHWALSISGGSLYLDAGGRSFEGALRRALP, encoded by the coding sequence ATGGCACAGACCGCGACGATGCGGCGCTTCGAGGTCGCGCTCTCCGACGCCGATCGTGGCGTCTACGAGACCCTCGATCTGCGGGTCGCGCAGCATCCCTCGGAGAGCGAGCGGTACCTCGTCGCCCGTGTGCTCGCGCGGGCGCTCGAGCACGCCGACGGGGTCGAGTTCAGCCGTGGGCTCGCGGCCGGCGAGGAGCCGGCGCTGTGGCAGCACGATCTGCGAGGCGACCTGCAGGCGTGGATCGAGATCGGCAACCCGACCACCGAACGCCTCCACCGCGCGAGCAAGACCGGCGCGCGCGTGGTCATCTACACCTGGAAGGCGCCCGAGGAGCTCGCGCGCGCCATCGCCGACGCCAAGGTCCACCGCGCCGACGCGATCGCGATCCACGTGCTGGATCCTGCGCTGCTCGACGCCGTGGTCGCGACGCTCGATCGCAACAACCACTGGGCGCTGTCGATCTCGGGTGGCAGCCTCTACCTCGACGCCGGCGGCCGCTCGTTCGAGGGCGCGCTCCGGCGCGCGCTGCCCTAG
- a CDS encoding ABC transporter permease, translated as MRSRRLWRMVFANLRRSRNHFLLASIGIVVGIATFTFFIALAQGVRAVVLGKIFPLDQLEVVPKSLDIAVGPLALGGSTLGTDIIDDAKVKQIEALPGVEIVYPKMRLTVPSIATGGEALLGADLRTELVADGINPALVQHDVGSGFEFRDFDAAGGEPTTPVACKQDEDCGSEQLYCGYPPGTPYKRRNANDDYGKALAGTPQVCRHFVPILASKHIVELYNGALRRAHGFPKLVPESVLGFSFDIVIGSSMVGASNKDHVLHERGQLVGFSEKAIALGLTMPIGYVQRFNVEFGKPEDAQRYHSVIVMVPGKDDVAAVAKGVQDLNLDVADTGAEQAALLIAIFTLVFALVSAVIVGIAAVNIMHVFFMLVYERQHEIGIMRAVGASRGDVARIVLGEAATLGALAGLAGVALAWLSSLVFDWVSQEYVPDFPYKPSTYFDFPWWLLLAALGFAVSFCIFGAFLPARRAARMEPAAVLSGH; from the coding sequence GTGAGATCGCGACGCCTGTGGCGGATGGTGTTCGCGAACCTGCGACGCAGCCGCAACCACTTCCTGTTGGCCTCGATCGGCATCGTGGTCGGCATCGCCACCTTCACGTTCTTCATCGCCCTCGCGCAGGGCGTGCGCGCGGTCGTGCTCGGCAAGATCTTCCCACTCGACCAGCTCGAGGTCGTGCCGAAGAGCCTCGACATCGCGGTCGGTCCGCTGGCGCTGGGTGGCAGCACCCTCGGCACCGACATCATCGACGACGCCAAGGTGAAGCAGATCGAGGCGCTGCCGGGGGTCGAGATCGTCTACCCCAAGATGCGCCTGACGGTGCCCTCGATCGCCACCGGTGGCGAGGCGCTGCTGGGCGCCGACCTGCGCACGGAGCTGGTCGCCGACGGCATCAACCCTGCGTTGGTGCAGCACGACGTCGGATCCGGCTTCGAGTTCCGCGATTTCGACGCGGCCGGCGGTGAGCCCACGACACCGGTGGCGTGCAAGCAGGACGAGGACTGCGGCAGCGAGCAGCTCTACTGCGGCTACCCCCCGGGCACGCCCTACAAGCGCCGCAACGCCAACGACGACTACGGCAAGGCGCTCGCGGGGACCCCCCAGGTGTGCCGCCACTTCGTGCCGATCCTGGCCTCGAAACACATCGTCGAGCTCTACAACGGCGCCCTGCGACGCGCCCACGGCTTTCCCAAGCTGGTGCCCGAGAGCGTGCTGGGATTCTCGTTCGACATCGTGATCGGCTCGTCGATGGTCGGCGCGAGCAACAAGGACCACGTCCTGCACGAGCGCGGCCAGCTGGTCGGCTTCTCCGAGAAGGCGATCGCGCTGGGCCTGACCATGCCGATTGGCTACGTGCAGCGCTTCAACGTCGAGTTCGGCAAGCCCGAAGACGCCCAGCGCTACCACTCGGTGATCGTGATGGTGCCCGGCAAGGACGACGTGGCCGCGGTCGCCAAGGGCGTGCAGGACCTCAACCTCGACGTCGCCGACACCGGCGCCGAGCAGGCCGCCCTGCTGATCGCGATCTTCACGCTGGTGTTCGCGCTGGTCAGCGCGGTGATCGTCGGCATCGCAGCGGTCAACATCATGCATGTGTTCTTCATGCTGGTGTACGAGCGTCAGCACGAGATCGGCATCATGCGCGCGGTCGGGGCCAGCCGCGGCGACGTCGCGCGCATCGTCCTCGGCGAGGCCGCGACCCTGGGCGCGCTCGCGGGCCTCGCCGGCGTCGCACTGGCGTGGCTGTCGAGCCTGGTGTTCGACTGGGTCTCGCAGGAGTACGTGCCCGACTTCCCCTACAAGCCGTCGACGTACTTCGACTTCCCGTGGTGGCTGCTGCTCGCGGCGCTCGGCTTCGCGGTCAGCTTCTGCATCTTCGGCGCGTTCTTGCCGGCGCGCCGTGCCGCGCGGATGGAACCCGCCGCGGTGCTCTCGGGTCACTAG
- a CDS encoding RNA polymerase sigma factor, which yields MNDHVDVDESAEKALVERAQSGDAAAVRALYERYAASVHRYAIVPLVHDRTLAEDLLADTFVRAMENIGRFRWQGKGVLPWLIRIAKNLALDHLRKSGRFGGWPDGFEQFVADEDGPSGEAIASERQLTILMRERIDVCLEAINPRYGKVLRLRLVEGTPRDRAAAEMEVSVGTLDVLLFRACKAFRRVYVERYGETPTLEF from the coding sequence GTGAACGACCACGTCGATGTCGATGAGTCCGCCGAGAAGGCCCTGGTCGAGCGCGCCCAGTCCGGTGACGCCGCCGCGGTGCGAGCGCTCTACGAGCGCTACGCCGCCAGCGTCCATCGCTACGCGATCGTACCGCTCGTGCACGATCGCACGCTCGCCGAGGATCTGCTCGCCGACACCTTCGTCCGCGCGATGGAGAACATCGGCCGGTTCCGCTGGCAGGGCAAGGGCGTGTTGCCCTGGCTCATCCGCATCGCGAAGAACCTCGCGCTCGATCACCTCCGCAAGTCCGGCCGCTTCGGTGGCTGGCCCGATGGCTTCGAGCAGTTCGTCGCCGACGAAGACGGCCCCAGCGGCGAGGCGATCGCGTCCGAGCGTCAGCTCACCATCCTCATGCGCGAGCGCATCGACGTGTGCCTCGAGGCGATCAACCCGCGCTACGGGAAGGTCCTGCGCCTGCGTCTGGTCGAGGGCACACCGCGTGATCGGGCGGCGGCCGAGATGGAGGTCTCGGTCGGCACGCTCGACGTGCTGCTCTTCCGCGCGTGCAAGGCGTTCCGCCGCGTCTATGTCGAGCGCTACGGCGAGACACCGACCCTCGAGTTCTAG
- a CDS encoding TolC family protein, which yields MLLLTTLLALAPPPAPTAAATEREAPTDPVAVDLPTVDAGLPPDYEPPFAAETLQLSDVLQRALQTNIDLRSNAIDVGISEANVMTALGAYDVFLSAALNGTVAKTPQRGSQITFATGNRSLGLTLGFQRKLEIGGTVSLRIDINRSQQDQKTGNFLAANAATTTLSTYRITPTLTLTQPLLKGAGLKVNRADINKAKLAVNAAQATQILTAQNLVRDLISAYWDVLFAHRDLQNKRNSVALATRQLERTKALVAAGRTSPVDAKAVEQALAARESDVLTAENTLLDRSLTLRTLMGESFDGSGTFGVLPATDPLVKARTVNLSDEIDRALKQNPQVRQLEIQIASGRIDELVAANQRLPQLDFSGSFTPQGRSTDTSATAQTGDPGREGSWGEAFQNFFNKKRVIQDENRLLADWTLQGSLTLTWDVQNRTAKGRHQAAKLQIKKAQVNLERAKQTVATGVIRAANGLRTAGKVMEVAQISVDLAKDNLAAEQARYDVGRSTNYDVLLRLDELDKAQASALSAQVTYLKALAQLQALAGEILPAYGLDTP from the coding sequence TTGCTGCTGCTCACGACCCTGCTCGCCCTGGCCCCGCCGCCGGCTCCGACGGCCGCTGCCACCGAACGCGAGGCGCCGACCGATCCCGTCGCGGTCGACCTCCCGACCGTGGACGCCGGCCTGCCGCCGGACTACGAGCCGCCGTTCGCGGCCGAGACGCTGCAGCTGTCGGACGTGCTGCAGCGGGCGCTGCAGACCAACATCGATCTGCGCAGCAACGCCATCGACGTCGGCATCTCCGAGGCCAACGTGATGACCGCGCTGGGTGCCTACGACGTGTTCCTCAGCGCCGCGCTGAACGGCACTGTCGCCAAGACCCCGCAGCGCGGTTCGCAGATCACCTTCGCGACCGGCAACCGCTCGCTCGGGCTCACGCTCGGGTTCCAGCGCAAGCTCGAGATCGGCGGCACGGTCTCGCTCAGGATCGACATCAACCGCTCGCAGCAAGATCAGAAGACCGGCAACTTCCTGGCCGCGAACGCGGCAACCACGACGCTGTCGACCTACCGCATCACGCCGACCCTGACGCTCACGCAGCCCTTGCTCAAGGGCGCCGGGCTCAAGGTCAACCGCGCCGACATCAACAAGGCCAAGTTGGCGGTCAACGCCGCCCAGGCCACGCAGATCCTCACCGCGCAGAACCTCGTGCGCGATCTGATCTCGGCCTACTGGGACGTGCTGTTCGCCCACCGCGACCTGCAGAACAAGCGCAACAGCGTGGCGCTCGCGACCCGGCAGCTCGAGCGCACCAAGGCGCTGGTGGCCGCCGGCCGCACCTCGCCGGTCGACGCCAAGGCCGTCGAGCAGGCGCTCGCCGCCCGCGAGAGCGACGTGCTCACCGCCGAGAACACGCTGCTCGACCGCAGCCTCACGCTGCGCACGCTGATGGGCGAGTCGTTCGACGGCAGCGGCACCTTCGGCGTGCTACCGGCGACCGATCCGCTCGTGAAGGCGCGCACGGTCAACCTGTCCGACGAGATCGATCGCGCGCTCAAGCAGAACCCGCAGGTGCGGCAGCTCGAGATCCAGATCGCCAGCGGCCGCATCGACGAGCTGGTCGCCGCCAACCAACGACTGCCACAGCTCGACTTCTCGGGCAGCTTCACCCCCCAGGGCCGCAGCACCGATACCTCGGCCACCGCACAGACCGGCGACCCCGGCAGAGAAGGCAGCTGGGGCGAGGCGTTCCAGAACTTCTTCAACAAGAAGCGCGTGATCCAAGACGAGAACCGGCTGCTCGCCGACTGGACCCTGCAGGGTTCGCTCACGCTGACCTGGGACGTGCAGAACCGGACCGCCAAGGGCCGGCATCAGGCCGCCAAGCTGCAGATCAAGAAGGCGCAGGTGAACCTCGAACGCGCCAAGCAGACCGTCGCGACCGGCGTGATCCGAGCGGCGAACGGACTGCGCACCGCCGGCAAGGTGATGGAGGTCGCGCAGATCTCGGTCGACCTCGCCAAGGACAACCTCGCCGCCGAGCAGGCCCGCTACGACGTCGGTCGCTCGACGAACTACGACGTGCTGCTGCGACTCGACGAGCTCGACAAGGCGCAGGCATCAGCGCTCAGTGCGCAAGTCACCTATCTGAAGGCACTCGCCCAGCTGCAGGCGCTGGCGGGCGAGATCCTCCCGGCCTACGGCCTCGATACGCCCTAA
- the pgeF gene encoding peptidoglycan editing factor PgeF: MFDVADNLAAIPGLVHGFTDRRGGVSEGRYATFNMASKWGDDVAAVARNRELLADHAGFDRGALRLARQVHGLAVIDAATASEGVEADGLWCRRSHGLVLGVLTADCVPVLLADREGRVVAAVHSGWRGTAGNIVGVAVAQLVAAGISADALEAAIGPCIEQAAFEVGPEVASQFDAAYVDRRGARPHVDLVAVVRSQLQGAGVSAAAIARVGGCTHAQPDRYYSYRRDGAGIGQMLAFIGWRAGA, translated from the coding sequence GTGTTCGACGTCGCCGACAACCTCGCCGCGATCCCCGGGCTCGTCCACGGCTTCACCGACCGGCGCGGGGGCGTGAGCGAAGGGCGCTACGCCACGTTCAACATGGCGAGCAAGTGGGGAGACGACGTCGCCGCGGTCGCACGCAATCGCGAGCTGCTGGCCGATCACGCCGGCTTCGATCGCGGCGCGCTGCGGCTGGCGCGACAGGTCCACGGCCTCGCCGTGATCGACGCCGCGACCGCGTCCGAGGGCGTCGAGGCCGATGGCCTGTGGTGTCGCCGGAGCCACGGGCTCGTGTTGGGGGTGCTGACCGCCGACTGCGTGCCGGTGCTGCTGGCCGATCGCGAGGGGCGCGTGGTCGCGGCGGTGCACAGCGGGTGGCGCGGGACCGCGGGGAACATCGTCGGCGTTGCGGTGGCGCAGCTCGTCGCCGCTGGGATCAGCGCCGACGCCCTCGAGGCCGCGATCGGTCCGTGCATCGAGCAGGCCGCGTTCGAGGTCGGCCCCGAGGTGGCGTCGCAGTTCGACGCCGCGTACGTCGACCGCCGCGGCGCGCGACCCCACGTCGACCTGGTTGCGGTGGTGCGCTCGCAGCTGCAGGGCGCCGGCGTGTCCGCGGCCGCGATCGCACGGGTCGGCGGCTGCACCCACGCACAGCCCGATCGCTACTACTCGTATCGGCGCGACGGCGCGGGCATCGGCCAGATGCTCGCGTTCATCGGCTGGCGCGCCGGCGCGTGA
- a CDS encoding RluA family pseudouridine synthase yields the protein MGTSPSAWSVSLPAGGGSRLDRALLDALNERGANLTRSALQRAFAAGQVTSEGRPLRPSQALRAPIEVQVVLVAAPPLVARPEDLPLPVVFEDDDLLVVDKPAGMPVHAGPGHSDGTLVNAVLGHLVRASDVAPQLPVMPGNDDARPGLVHRLDKDTSGLLVLAKHAAAQEHLAAQFRRHDLHRAYLGLVYGVPRWQTQHLDTLHGRDPADRRRFSPAVGTRRAITDAAVVEPLHGAAVVRFELHTGRTHQIRMHARQLGHPILGDVLYGHVPADPRVAAAIVGLGRHALHAAELAIVHPDGRRLSWQSALPAELAAVVAALRDGPPR from the coding sequence GTGGGCACATCGCCGTCGGCGTGGTCGGTGTCGCTGCCGGCCGGGGGCGGTTCGCGGCTGGATCGCGCGCTGCTCGACGCGCTCAACGAACGCGGCGCCAACCTCACCCGCTCCGCGCTGCAGCGCGCCTTCGCAGCCGGGCAGGTCACCAGCGAGGGGCGGCCGCTGCGGCCCTCCCAGGCCCTGCGCGCGCCGATCGAGGTGCAGGTCGTGCTGGTCGCCGCGCCGCCGCTGGTCGCGAGGCCCGAGGACCTGCCGCTGCCGGTGGTCTTCGAGGACGACGATCTGCTCGTGGTCGACAAGCCCGCTGGCATGCCGGTGCACGCGGGTCCCGGGCACAGCGACGGCACGCTCGTGAACGCGGTGCTCGGTCACCTCGTGCGCGCGTCCGATGTGGCGCCGCAGCTGCCGGTGATGCCGGGTAACGACGACGCGCGTCCGGGGCTCGTGCATCGGCTCGACAAGGACACCAGCGGGCTCTTGGTGCTGGCCAAGCACGCCGCCGCGCAGGAACACCTCGCGGCGCAGTTCCGCCGCCACGATCTCCACCGTGCCTACCTCGGGCTGGTGTACGGCGTGCCGCGCTGGCAGACGCAGCACCTCGACACCCTGCACGGGCGCGACCCGGCCGATCGTCGCCGCTTCTCGCCCGCGGTCGGGACCCGTCGCGCCATCACCGATGCCGCGGTGGTGGAGCCGCTGCACGGCGCCGCGGTGGTTCGCTTCGAGCTGCACACCGGCCGCACGCACCAGATCCGAATGCATGCCCGCCAGCTCGGCCACCCGATCCTCGGCGATGTGCTCTACGGCCACGTCCCCGCCGATCCGCGGGTGGCCGCGGCGATCGTGGGCCTCGGGCGGCACGCGCTGCATGCCGCCGAGCTCGCGATCGTGCACCCCGATGGTCGACGGCTGTCGTGGCAGAGCGCGCTGCCGGCCGAGCTGGCGGCGGTCGTCGCCGCGCTGCGCGACGGCCCGCCCCGCTGA
- a CDS encoding GAF domain-containing protein, with product MPATSLSESLSSLLAATVAFAIGTSVVLRDRRRDNFVLFAVFCFNLGLFHLARFFFGFSQLSIFGWFAQTISVLLPWTAGRSLSSFVPAVGGRRYEKIQRRLGTLLVLAQTVVLFFPSLRELPQWEVVPMLLGTYVIVGLLLAITRVWRAARAAEGTSAAPRLRYVFYASIAALALGSSWVPAVGPIVTAVYLYFVAQTLVRERLLDLPEVALRIASLSVLVVVVTGLYALLLLWIPARDASNRSLFVFNAAVASFAVLVLLEPVRTEIESRLESWLYRDRRVMRRILLQLRLKLLNVIDPDEMAKLVVAELQASGRVTQASLYLIDRQGSALVLSRHLGPVPLARLDLATRRPLLERMLRHGTQLRDVLQRERERARAEAQVELDEMLETMGAIKGSLALPIVGALGHGDDRTEPELLGALFVDDERLLEPFSREEIELFEGVAAQAATTIANSAVYEGRKERDRLAALGEMAAGLAHEIRNPLGAIKGAVQVMESIEDKSGPQAREFLDVIVEEVDRLNRVVSQFLTYSRPFKGELSPVDPRDIVHATVRLLPDAVQKRVKLRAHGEIPTVRADGDALRQVLHNLVLNALDATAGISDPKIEIALSVRQRGLLRGDALAIDVRDNGPGLSSRTMTNLFVPFHTTKSGGTGLGLPISQRIVENHHGVIEVANNPEGGARFTVLLPVQPELGPADAAPRDASAATPPIVPHSPPEARPT from the coding sequence ATGCCCGCGACCTCGCTCAGTGAGAGCCTCAGCTCGCTGCTCGCTGCGACGGTGGCGTTCGCGATCGGCACCTCGGTGGTGCTACGCGACCGCCGTCGCGACAACTTCGTGTTGTTCGCGGTGTTCTGCTTCAACCTGGGCCTGTTCCACCTGGCGCGGTTCTTCTTCGGGTTCTCGCAGCTGTCGATCTTCGGGTGGTTCGCGCAGACCATCAGCGTGCTGCTGCCGTGGACCGCCGGCCGCAGCCTGTCGTCGTTCGTACCGGCGGTCGGCGGCCGCAGGTACGAGAAGATCCAGCGCCGGCTCGGTACGCTGCTGGTGCTGGCGCAGACGGTGGTGCTGTTCTTCCCCAGCCTGCGCGAGCTGCCGCAGTGGGAGGTGGTGCCGATGCTGCTCGGCACCTACGTCATCGTCGGTCTGCTGCTGGCGATCACGCGGGTGTGGCGGGCCGCGCGGGCGGCCGAGGGCACCAGCGCGGCACCGCGACTGCGCTACGTGTTCTACGCCAGCATCGCCGCGCTCGCGCTGGGCTCGTCGTGGGTGCCCGCGGTCGGGCCGATCGTCACCGCGGTGTACCTCTACTTCGTGGCGCAGACGCTGGTGCGCGAGCGCCTGCTGGATCTGCCCGAGGTCGCGCTGCGCATCGCGAGCCTGAGCGTGTTGGTGGTGGTGGTGACCGGCCTCTACGCGCTCTTGCTGCTGTGGATCCCAGCGCGCGACGCCAGCAACCGCTCGCTGTTCGTGTTCAACGCCGCGGTGGCCTCGTTCGCGGTGCTGGTGCTGCTCGAGCCGGTGCGCACCGAGATCGAGAGTCGCCTCGAGTCGTGGCTGTACCGCGATCGTCGGGTGATGCGCCGCATTCTGCTGCAGCTGCGCCTCAAGCTGCTGAACGTGATCGACCCCGACGAGATGGCCAAGCTGGTGGTGGCGGAGCTGCAGGCGTCGGGCCGGGTGACCCAGGCGAGCCTCTACCTCATCGATCGTCAGGGCAGCGCGCTGGTGCTGTCGCGGCACCTCGGGCCGGTCCCGCTCGCGCGACTCGACCTCGCGACCCGTCGACCGCTGCTCGAGCGCATGCTGCGTCACGGCACCCAGCTGCGCGACGTGCTGCAGCGCGAGCGCGAACGTGCCCGTGCCGAGGCGCAGGTCGAGCTCGACGAGATGCTCGAGACCATGGGCGCGATCAAGGGCAGCCTCGCGCTGCCGATCGTGGGTGCGCTCGGCCACGGCGATGACCGCACCGAGCCCGAGCTGCTGGGCGCGTTGTTCGTCGACGACGAGCGGCTGCTCGAGCCGTTCTCCCGCGAGGAGATCGAGCTCTTCGAGGGCGTCGCGGCCCAGGCCGCCACCACCATCGCGAACTCGGCGGTCTACGAGGGTCGCAAGGAGCGCGACCGCCTGGCCGCTCTCGGCGAGATGGCGGCCGGTCTCGCCCACGAGATCCGCAACCCGCTCGGCGCCATCAAGGGTGCGGTCCAGGTGATGGAGTCGATCGAAGACAAGTCCGGTCCGCAGGCCCGCGAATTCCTCGACGTCATCGTCGAGGAGGTCGATCGACTCAACCGCGTGGTCAGCCAGTTCCTCACCTACTCGCGCCCCTTCAAAGGCGAGCTGTCGCCGGTCGACCCCCGCGACATCGTCCACGCGACCGTACGCCTGCTGCCCGACGCCGTGCAGAAGCGGGTGAAGCTGCGGGCCCACGGTGAGATCCCGACCGTGCGGGCCGACGGCGACGCGCTGCGGCAGGTGCTGCACAACCTCGTGCTCAACGCGCTCGACGCCACCGCGGGTATCTCCGACCCGAAGATCGAGATCGCCCTGTCGGTGCGCCAGCGCGGGCTGCTGCGGGGCGACGCACTCGCCATCGACGTCCGCGACAACGGCCCGGGCCTGAGCTCGCGCACCATGACCAACCTGTTCGTGCCGTTCCACACCACCAAGAGCGGTGGCACCGGCCTCGGCCTGCCGATCTCGCAGCGCATCGTGGAGAATCACCACGGCGTCATCGAGGTCGCCAACAATCCCGAGGGCGGCGCCCGCTTCACGGTATTGTTGCCCGTGCAGCCCGAGCTCGGGCCGGCCGACGCGGCGCCCCGCGACGCCAGCGCCGCGACGCCGCCGATCGTGCCGCACTCCCCACCCGAGGCCCGACCCACGTGA
- a CDS encoding YkgJ family cysteine cluster protein, with protein MGRTLHVVGAPSQLDCRSCGACCRNPLENRREGVRAWVEVGDDEPLRRRARGAALLQRDADGRVHLKLVAPDDRCIALRGRIGANVRCSIYDVRPRGCRRVEAGDRRCLQYRAEAGLRP; from the coding sequence GTGGGTCGCACGCTCCACGTCGTCGGTGCGCCGTCGCAGCTCGACTGCCGCAGCTGCGGCGCCTGCTGCCGCAACCCGCTCGAGAACCGGCGCGAGGGCGTGCGCGCGTGGGTCGAGGTCGGCGACGACGAGCCGCTGCGTCGGCGCGCGCGGGGTGCCGCGCTGCTGCAGCGCGATGCCGACGGGCGCGTGCACCTCAAGCTGGTCGCCCCCGACGACCGCTGCATCGCCCTGCGGGGCCGCATCGGCGCGAATGTGCGCTGCTCGATCTACGACGTGCGCCCTCGCGGGTGCCGTCGGGTCGAGGCCGGCGACCGACGCTGCCTGCAGTACCGCGCCGAGGCGGGCCTTCGCCCTTGA
- the dmeF gene encoding CDF family Co(II)/Ni(II) efflux transporter DmeF: protein MHGGPTNSPPRDHETHLGVEGNERRTTLVIAITLVVMLVEIGVGYWSGSLALTADGWHMATHAGALGLSAVAYWFARTRARSRVFTFGTGKVYALAGFTSAILLAVAAVWMAVEAVWRLVVPRAVHFEDALPVAVVGLLVNLVSIRLLHPAQGHAHDHDHDHGHDHDHGHDHNLRAVYLHVVADALTSVMAIAALLCGRYLGWVSLDPLMAIVAGGLIVRWSWQLGRDAAAQLVDASGDAEALTRIRGALESLGDVVVEDLHRWQLGPRRWGCVVAVASARPRTIGELRAAVLAAAPVHHLTVELHGPRAPAAEASHEH from the coding sequence ATGCACGGCGGTCCGACGAACTCGCCCCCGCGCGACCACGAGACCCACCTCGGGGTCGAGGGCAACGAGCGCCGCACGACCTTGGTCATCGCGATCACCCTGGTGGTCATGCTGGTCGAGATCGGCGTGGGCTACTGGAGCGGATCACTGGCCCTCACCGCCGATGGTTGGCACATGGCCACCCACGCCGGGGCGCTGGGGCTGTCGGCGGTCGCGTATTGGTTCGCCCGCACCCGCGCACGCTCGCGCGTGTTCACCTTCGGTACCGGCAAGGTCTACGCGCTCGCGGGCTTCACCAGCGCGATCCTGCTGGCCGTCGCCGCGGTGTGGATGGCGGTCGAGGCGGTTTGGCGGCTCGTGGTGCCGCGGGCGGTGCACTTCGAGGATGCGCTGCCGGTGGCGGTGGTGGGGTTGCTGGTGAATCTCGTGAGCATCCGGCTGCTGCACCCCGCGCAGGGGCACGCCCACGATCACGACCATGACCATGGGCATGACCACGACCACGGCCACGACCACAACCTGCGGGCGGTCTATCTCCACGTCGTCGCCGACGCGCTGACCAGCGTGATGGCGATCGCGGCGCTCTTGTGTGGCCGATACCTCGGGTGGGTCTCGCTCGATCCGTTGATGGCGATCGTCGCGGGTGGGCTCATCGTGCGCTGGTCGTGGCAGCTGGGCCGCGATGCCGCCGCGCAGCTCGTCGACGCCAGTGGCGACGCCGAGGCGCTGACGCGGATCCGCGGCGCGCTCGAGTCGCTGGGCGACGTGGTGGTCGAGGATCTCCACCGCTGGCAGCTCGGGCCGCGGCGCTGGGGCTGCGTGGTCGCGGTGGCGAGCGCGAGGCCGCGAACGATTGGGGAGCTGCGCGCGGCCGTCCTCGCGGCGGCGCCGGTGCACCACCTGACGGTCGAGCTGCACGGCCCGCGGGCGCCGGCCGCCGAGGCTTCGCACGAGCACTGA
- the rsmI gene encoding 16S rRNA (cytidine(1402)-2'-O)-methyltransferase, giving the protein MTDRAAMPGMLVIVGTPLGNRDDLSPRGRAAILGADLLLCEDTRSPVRLLGDGVTLPPRRSCFVGNEHERVGELLVALRDGKTVAYVSEAGMPCWSDPGQRLVAAALAAGFEVDVVPGPTAMATAVAWSGLPADEVRYCGFPARGGKARSDWLASLVDERATVVCYEAANRTAALVADLARTLPDADTRAIVIARELTKLHQNAIRGTVAGLAAEALTGLLGEVTVVLAPARPREHDPVRAAAVATLEALLDAGLKPRERARRLAALTGLPARELYARLGHGGDAPPHDDDSP; this is encoded by the coding sequence ATGACTGACCGCGCTGCGATGCCCGGCATGCTCGTCATCGTGGGGACCCCGCTGGGCAACCGCGACGACCTCTCGCCGCGGGGGCGCGCTGCGATCCTCGGGGCCGATCTCTTGCTGTGCGAGGACACGCGCTCGCCGGTGCGCCTGCTCGGCGACGGCGTCACGCTGCCGCCGCGGCGCTCGTGCTTCGTCGGCAACGAGCACGAGCGGGTCGGCGAGCTGCTCGTGGCGCTGCGCGACGGCAAGACCGTCGCCTACGTCAGCGAGGCCGGCATGCCGTGTTGGAGCGACCCGGGGCAGCGACTGGTCGCGGCCGCACTCGCGGCTGGCTTCGAGGTCGACGTGGTGCCGGGGCCGACCGCGATGGCGACCGCGGTGGCGTGGTCGGGGCTGCCGGCCGACGAAGTGCGCTACTGCGGGTTCCCTGCCCGCGGGGGCAAAGCCCGCAGCGACTGGCTCGCGTCGCTGGTCGACGAGCGCGCGACCGTGGTGTGCTACGAGGCGGCCAATCGCACGGCGGCGCTGGTCGCCGATCTCGCGCGCACGCTGCCAGACGCCGACACCCGCGCGATCGTGATCGCCCGCGAGCTCACCAAGCTGCACCAGAACGCAATCCGCGGCACGGTCGCGGGCCTCGCGGCCGAGGCGCTGACAGGGCTGCTCGGCGAGGTGACGGTGGTCTTGGCTCCGGCCCGGCCGCGCGAGCACGATCCCGTGCGAGCCGCCGCCGTCGCGACCCTCGAGGCGCTGCTCGACGCCGGCCTCAAGCCGCGCGAGCGGGCGCGCCGGCTCGCGGCGCTGACGGGGCTACCCGCGCGCGAGCTCTACGCGCGGCTGGGGCACGGCGGCGACGCGCCGCCTCACGACGACGATTCCCCGTGA